GCGCCGCGCCTGGCCTCGCTCCACTCCAGGGTCTGGAGCAGCAGCTCGTCCTTCGTACGGAAGTAGTAGAGGAGGTGCCCGCTGCTCATCCCGACGTCACGGCCGAGCCCCGCCATGGTGAGCCCGTCGAGCCCGCCCCCGGCGATGGTGTCCATGGCAGCGGCGAGCACGGCCTCGCGGGGCGGAGCGGCGTTGCGGCGGCGCGCGGTGGGTGTCACCCGTCCGTTGTACCTGATGCGGGCACACGGGGTTGTCGGTGGGTCACGCAGCGAATCCCGGCACGGCGGTGCGCGACGGAGCGGACCGGGACATGGATGCGGGACAGCTCTTCCGCGGAGAGATGTCCCGCGTCCGTCACCGGTGGAGCCACGGGCCTCGCGTCAGCCGATGTGGTGCATCCACCCGTGGACGTCCTCGGCCCGGCCCGTCTGGATGTCCAGCAGAGCCTCGCGCAGCCTCGACGTGACGGCGCCCGACTCCCCGCCCGAGTGCGTCCACTCGCCGCCCGCCGACCTGACGAGCCCGACCGGGGTGATGACGGCGGCCGTACCGCACGCGAAGACTTCGGTGAGGGTGCCGTTCTCCGTGTCGCGCCGCCACTCGTCGATGGAGACGCGGCGCTCCTGCGACGTGTAGCCGAGGTCGCCGGCCAGTCGCAGCAGCGAGTCGCGGGTGATTCCGGCGAGCAGCGAGCCGGTCAGCTCGGGAGTGACGATCTTGTCCCCGTACACGAAGTACAGGTTCATCCCGCCCAGTTCCTCGACCCACTTGTGCTCCACGGCGTCCAGATAGGCGACCTGGTCGCAGCCCTCCGCCGCCGCCTCGGCCTGCGCGAGCAGGGACGCCGCGTAGTTGCCGCCGGTCTTGGCGTCGCCCATGCCGCCGGGAACGGCGCGCACCCGGTTCTCGGAGAGCCAGATGGAGACGGGCTTCACGCCGCCGGGGAAGTACGCGCCGGCCGGGGAGGCGATGACCAAAAACAGGTACTCGTTCGCGGGCCGCACCCCGAGGCCGACCTCGGCCGCGATCATGAACGGCCGCAGATACAGCGACGCCTCACCGCCGTGCGGCGGGACCCACGCCTCGTCCTGCCGGA
This window of the Streptomyces niveus genome carries:
- a CDS encoding branched-chain amino acid aminotransferase, with the protein product MTTPTTPLPTLALKPSSNPLSAAKREAILAAPGFGRHFTDNMVTIRWTEGRGWHDAQLVPYGPLSLDPANMTLHYAQEIFEGLKAYRRPDGSVATFRPEANARRFQNSARRLAMPELPVETFIEACDALVRQDEAWVPPHGGEASLYLRPFMIAAEVGLGVRPANEYLFLVIASPAGAYFPGGVKPVSIWLSENRVRAVPGGMGDAKTGGNYAASLLAQAEAAAEGCDQVAYLDAVEHKWVEELGGMNLYFVYGDKIVTPELTGSLLAGITRDSLLRLAGDLGYTSQERRVSIDEWRRDTENGTLTEVFACGTAAVITPVGLVRSAGGEWTHSGGESGAVTSRLREALLDIQTGRAEDVHGWMHHIG